A window of Sutcliffiella cohnii contains these coding sequences:
- a CDS encoding YlbF family regulator — MIATLEKILLLDRAEELAKMILQSEEMADYYKCLDDVREDREAQQLIKAFNDIKDKYEEVQRFGKYHPDYHSVSRETRELKRKVDLHDTIYAFKQAEKAVQELLDEISVLVGRAVSEHIKVPTGNPFFDSLSSCGGGCGSGGGCSCSA, encoded by the coding sequence ATGATTGCCACTTTAGAAAAGATACTACTATTAGATCGTGCTGAAGAATTAGCAAAAATGATTTTACAGTCAGAAGAAATGGCTGACTATTATAAATGTCTTGATGATGTGAGAGAAGATCGTGAAGCTCAGCAGCTAATTAAGGCGTTCAATGATATAAAAGATAAATACGAAGAGGTACAACGTTTCGGTAAGTATCATCCTGACTATCATTCCGTTTCAAGAGAAACAAGAGAATTGAAAAGAAAGGTGGACTTGCACGATACAATATATGCTTTTAAGCAGGCTGAAAAGGCAGTACAAGAATTACTAGATGAAATAAGTGTACTAGTCGGAAGAGCTGTTTCAGAACATATAAAAGTTCCAACTGGAAATCCTTTCTTCGATTCCTTATCAAGCTGCGGCGGAGGCTGTGGTTCTGGTGGCGGATGCTCTTGTAGTGCATAA
- a CDS encoding YlbG family protein — protein sequence MLTDRQGVIVWLYSLKQAKLLRRYGNVIYISKKLKYGIFYCNMEETASLIEKLEKQSFVKKVDVSYRPYVKTQYENSRPDKAKEYDYKMGL from the coding sequence ATGTTGACTGATCGGCAAGGGGTAATCGTTTGGCTTTACTCATTAAAACAAGCTAAACTGTTGAGACGTTATGGAAACGTCATTTATATATCTAAAAAATTAAAATATGGGATATTTTATTGTAATATGGAGGAAACTGCTTCTCTTATTGAGAAATTGGAAAAGCAATCTTTTGTAAAAAAAGTGGACGTGTCTTACCGTCCGTACGTTAAAACACAATATGAAAATTCAAGACCAGATAAAGCAAAAGAATATGATTATAAGATGGGACTATAA
- the ylbJ gene encoding sporulation integral membrane protein YlbJ, with protein MNGSKFKTFIFASIITFFTISLIIYPQAALEASLRGLKMWWEVVFPSLLPFFIVSELLIGFGVVAFIGVLFEPLMRPIFKVPGVGGFVLAMGMASGYPSGAKLTARLRQEEQISAIEAERLVSFTNSSNPLFIFGAIAVGFFHNPKIGILLALAHYLGNITVGVIMRFHEYSHPVDENKNNTSKKLTFGHAFDALHETRVKNSKPLGKMLGDAVSSSVQTLLMIGGFIIIFSVLNNILALVQITSIIATFVTIFLALLSFSTDLSIPLISGFFEITLGAKLTSEVTTATLKEQVILTSFFLAFCGLSVHAQVASILAETDIRFKPFFFARIIHAFIAGIYAYLLWSPLNEKLGGFEQTSGESPVFAPLKDLTWIEKVYETITVYGPFITLLFLWIYTWILYRNWRPNLK; from the coding sequence TTGAATGGCTCAAAATTCAAAACTTTCATTTTCGCAAGTATTATTACCTTTTTCACGATTTCTTTAATCATTTATCCTCAAGCTGCATTAGAGGCTTCTTTACGTGGTTTAAAAATGTGGTGGGAGGTTGTTTTCCCTTCCTTATTACCGTTTTTTATCGTAAGTGAGTTACTGATAGGTTTTGGTGTTGTCGCTTTCATTGGAGTATTATTTGAACCTTTAATGAGACCTATCTTTAAAGTTCCTGGAGTAGGTGGTTTTGTCCTCGCAATGGGTATGGCCTCTGGTTACCCATCTGGAGCAAAACTTACTGCAAGACTTCGCCAAGAAGAACAAATTTCAGCTATAGAGGCAGAGAGACTAGTTTCTTTTACTAACTCTTCTAATCCATTGTTTATTTTCGGCGCTATTGCGGTAGGTTTTTTTCATAACCCAAAGATAGGAATCTTGCTGGCATTAGCACATTATCTTGGTAACATTACTGTTGGTGTTATTATGAGATTTCACGAGTACTCTCATCCTGTTGATGAAAATAAAAATAATACATCAAAAAAGTTAACTTTCGGCCATGCTTTTGACGCGTTACACGAAACGCGAGTAAAAAATAGTAAACCACTAGGTAAAATGTTAGGAGACGCTGTTTCGAGTTCTGTACAGACGTTATTAATGATTGGTGGCTTTATTATAATCTTTTCCGTTTTAAATAATATTTTAGCACTCGTACAAATAACGAGCATCATTGCAACTTTTGTTACTATATTTTTAGCATTATTAAGCTTCTCAACAGATTTAAGTATACCTTTAATATCCGGCTTTTTTGAAATTACGTTAGGGGCGAAACTGACGAGCGAGGTAACTACAGCTACATTAAAGGAACAAGTAATTCTCACTAGTTTTTTCTTAGCATTTTGTGGCCTAAGTGTACATGCCCAAGTGGCTAGTATACTTGCTGAAACTGATATTAGATTTAAACCTTTTTTCTTTGCTCGAATAATACACGCTTTCATAGCTGGTATTTACGCGTACTTGCTATGGAGCCCTTTAAATGAAAAATTAGGTGGATTTGAGCAAACATCAGGTGAATCTCCCGTTTTTGCTCCATTAAAAGATCTAACATGGATAGAAAAAGTGTATGAAACAATAACAGTTTACGGTCCATTTATCACTTTATTATTTTTATGGATATACACGTGGATTCTTTATAGAAACTGGCGTCCTAACTTAAAATAA
- the rsmD gene encoding 16S rRNA (guanine(966)-N(2))-methyltransferase RsmD: MRVVSGKFKGRQLKAVPGMNTRPTTDKVKESLFNIIGPYFTGGLVLDLFGGSGSLGLESLSRGMDHVIFVDKDGKAIQTIKSNVESLQVEKQVEIYRNDAGRALNAIQKRDLQFDLILLDPPYKRHQLEQLIHKMSDFKLLKSNGQIVAEHSNDVVLPDVIGNFSIQKQETYGITVITVFKWSEVVKGEGEI, translated from the coding sequence ATGAGAGTAGTTTCTGGGAAATTTAAAGGTAGACAATTGAAAGCTGTACCAGGTATGAATACGAGACCTACTACAGATAAAGTGAAAGAATCATTATTTAATATTATTGGTCCTTACTTTACAGGTGGATTAGTTCTTGATTTATTTGGTGGTAGTGGGTCATTAGGTTTGGAATCGTTAAGTAGAGGGATGGATCACGTAATCTTCGTCGATAAAGATGGTAAAGCGATACAAACGATTAAAAGTAACGTTGAATCATTACAAGTTGAGAAGCAAGTAGAAATATATAGAAATGATGCGGGACGTGCTTTGAATGCAATACAAAAACGAGATCTTCAATTTGATTTAATTTTGTTAGATCCTCCGTACAAAAGACACCAATTAGAACAACTTATACATAAAATGAGTGATTTTAAGCTGTTAAAAAGTAATGGTCAAATAGTAGCTGAACATAGTAATGATGTGGTTTTACCTGACGTGATTGGGAACTTTTCTATTCAAAAGCAAGAAACGTACGGCATTACCGTAATTACCGTTTTTAAATGGAGTGAAGTGGTGAAGGGGGAAGGGGAAATATGA
- the ylbD gene encoding YlbD family protein: MAKSNSKQESIKQFKEFVKRHPKLVQEVRGSKKTWQDLFEEWYLLGEEDPVWEQYGDGQQSSSKEEEKSGAKSEFIPVVLQTLKNMDMNKVQYHLTNVNSAIGNIQQLLQQFIPSNRQSNSSSQGPKNPFTFRKD, translated from the coding sequence ATGGCTAAAAGTAACTCAAAACAGGAGAGTATTAAACAATTTAAAGAATTTGTCAAAAGGCATCCGAAACTTGTACAAGAAGTTCGTGGGAGTAAAAAAACGTGGCAAGACCTTTTTGAGGAATGGTACTTATTAGGTGAGGAAGACCCTGTATGGGAGCAATACGGTGATGGTCAACAATCCTCAAGTAAAGAAGAGGAGAAAAGTGGGGCTAAATCAGAATTTATTCCAGTAGTATTACAAACTTTAAAAAACATGGATATGAATAAAGTGCAATATCATTTAACAAATGTAAATAGTGCAATAGGCAATATACAACAATTATTACAACAGTTTATTCCTTCTAATCGCCAAAGTAATTCTTCATCACAAGGTCCTAAAAATCCTTTTACATTTCGTAAAGATTAA
- a CDS encoding DUF7147 family protein, translated as MIQRFIELGEGYSDLYELLELARYNKERVDQLLLLHTNKNDRNVCSFVVIMKPTSVGDFQALYMTLEGIPSPKEKRTKRFELFEQLASQLNKNIIELEVKPSTYYKEKELYYQYLTGVLRLNHILQPLK; from the coding sequence TTGATACAAAGATTTATAGAACTCGGTGAAGGCTACTCTGATTTATATGAATTGCTAGAGCTGGCTCGTTATAATAAAGAAAGAGTAGATCAGCTTTTATTATTACATACGAATAAAAATGACCGTAATGTTTGTTCATTTGTTGTCATTATGAAACCAACATCTGTTGGTGATTTTCAAGCTTTATATATGACATTAGAAGGAATTCCTAGCCCTAAAGAGAAACGAACAAAACGATTTGAGTTATTTGAACAACTAGCATCTCAATTAAATAAAAATATTATTGAACTCGAAGTAAAACCATCCACTTACTATAAAGAAAAAGAATTGTATTATCAATATTTAACCGGCGTCCTAAGATTGAATCATATTTTACAACCGTTAAAGTAA
- a CDS encoding patatin-like phospholipase family protein produces the protein MREPTIGLALGSGGARGFAHLGALKVLQEENIPVSLLAGCSMGALVGSLYAVGHEMESMYKIAKAFQRKYYLDFTVPKMGFISGNRVKQLIHMFSKGQNIEDLAIPFAVIATDIETAEKVVFTKGPIADAVRASISIPGIFVPVELDGRLLVDGGVVDRVPASVVKEMGADIVVAIDVSYVKTNEGIDSIFDVILQTIDIMQNELVKKSELEADVMVRPPVAHYSSRAFTNIEEIIQIGEEEMRKHIPFIRQAVENWKERQVDEK, from the coding sequence TTGAGAGAACCGACGATAGGGTTAGCGTTAGGATCAGGAGGAGCTAGAGGTTTTGCCCATTTAGGTGCATTAAAAGTACTGCAAGAAGAAAATATACCTGTTAGCTTACTGGCCGGCTGTAGCATGGGTGCTCTTGTAGGAAGTTTATATGCTGTCGGACATGAAATGGAAAGCATGTACAAAATAGCAAAAGCATTTCAGCGGAAATACTATTTAGATTTTACCGTTCCGAAAATGGGGTTTATTAGTGGGAATCGTGTAAAACAGCTTATTCACATGTTTTCGAAAGGTCAAAATATAGAAGATTTAGCAATCCCATTTGCTGTTATTGCAACCGATATTGAAACTGCAGAAAAGGTTGTTTTTACAAAAGGTCCAATTGCGGATGCTGTTAGAGCGAGTATTTCTATTCCAGGAATATTTGTACCTGTAGAATTAGATGGAAGGTTGCTTGTCGATGGAGGCGTGGTTGATCGGGTACCTGCTAGTGTTGTTAAAGAGATGGGGGCAGATATCGTTGTTGCAATTGATGTTTCTTACGTTAAAACGAATGAAGGAATAGATTCCATTTTTGATGTAATCTTACAAACAATTGATATTATGCAAAATGAATTAGTAAAAAAAAGCGAATTAGAGGCAGATGTGATGGTCCGGCCGCCTGTTGCTCATTATAGCTCACGTGCATTTACAAATATTGAAGAAATTATCCAAATCGGGGAAGAGGAAATGAGAAAGCACATTCCCTTTATTCGGCAAGCAGTGGAAAACTGGAAGGAGCGACAAGTGGATGAAAAATAA
- a CDS encoding SepM family pheromone-processing serine protease produces MKNKRIYGRALVVGIILAVILNFITLPYYVTRPGYAQDLRPIVMVEDRYEDEGRFMLTTVKMSKANIFTYLMAKWDEYQFIYPLEQIRSEGETDQEYNHRQLYYMEDSKETAIKVAYERADKEVNIISKGVYVLRTVANMPAADLLQIGDRIVEVDGIETPNSDVFMGLVGEKAVGDTLNVTFVRDDEVDTVPITLQPFPDEPERAGVGIQLVTDLEITTSPNVEIDSAKIGGPSAGLMFSLEIYNQLMDEDIAKGYKIAGTGTINQNGEVGRIGGAKQKVYAAHKSGVDYFFAPYENGAENSNYNEAVAAAEDIGTKMVIVPVNTFDDALNYLKDLQPKN; encoded by the coding sequence ATGAAAAATAAAAGGATATATGGAAGAGCATTAGTTGTAGGAATTATTTTAGCAGTTATTTTAAATTTTATTACTTTACCTTATTATGTGACGAGGCCAGGATATGCACAAGATTTAAGGCCTATCGTAATGGTAGAAGATCGTTATGAAGATGAAGGCAGGTTTATGTTAACAACAGTAAAAATGAGTAAGGCAAATATATTTACATACTTAATGGCAAAATGGGATGAATATCAATTTATTTATCCATTAGAGCAAATTAGAAGTGAAGGGGAAACAGATCAAGAATACAACCATCGTCAATTATATTACATGGAAGATTCGAAAGAAACGGCGATAAAAGTTGCTTATGAAAGAGCCGATAAAGAAGTAAATATAATATCTAAAGGTGTATATGTATTAAGAACTGTCGCCAATATGCCAGCAGCAGATTTATTACAAATAGGTGATAGAATAGTGGAAGTTGATGGTATAGAAACACCAAATTCAGATGTTTTTATGGGGCTGGTAGGGGAAAAAGCAGTAGGAGATACGCTAAACGTTACTTTTGTTAGAGATGATGAGGTTGATACAGTTCCAATAACTTTACAGCCATTCCCAGATGAACCAGAAAGGGCAGGTGTCGGAATACAACTCGTTACCGATTTAGAAATTACAACTTCACCTAACGTTGAAATTGACTCAGCAAAAATTGGCGGCCCCTCTGCAGGCTTAATGTTCTCTTTAGAAATTTATAATCAGCTAATGGACGAAGATATAGCAAAAGGCTATAAAATTGCAGGTACTGGTACAATCAATCAAAATGGAGAAGTAGGTCGTATTGGTGGGGCTAAGCAAAAAGTATATGCAGCCCATAAGTCAGGAGTGGACTACTTCTTTGCACCATATGAAAATGGAGCGGAAAATTCTAATTATAACGAGGCAGTGGCTGCAGCTGAAGACATTGGCACTAAAATGGTAATCGTCCCAGTGAACACTTTTGATGATGCACTAAATTATTTAAAAGACTTACAGCCGAAAAATTAA
- the coaD gene encoding pantetheine-phosphate adenylyltransferase: MTSIAICPGSFDPVTNGHLDIIKRTSKIFDNIYVCVLNNAAKNPLFTVEERIQLLEEVTKDLPNVKIESFQGLLIDYAKSKNATSIVRGLRAVSDFEYEMQITSTNRVLDETIETLFMMTNNQYSFLSSSIVKEIAKYNGEVSELVPPIVKKALQEKYNM, from the coding sequence ATGACAAGCATTGCAATTTGCCCAGGGAGTTTCGATCCGGTAACAAATGGACATTTGGATATAATTAAAAGAACATCTAAAATCTTTGATAACATTTATGTTTGTGTGTTAAATAATGCAGCAAAAAACCCGTTGTTTACCGTAGAAGAACGAATTCAACTGTTAGAAGAAGTAACAAAAGATTTACCTAATGTTAAAATAGAATCATTTCAAGGACTATTAATTGATTATGCAAAAAGTAAAAATGCTACATCAATCGTAAGGGGATTGCGTGCTGTTTCAGACTTTGAATATGAAATGCAAATTACTTCAACAAACAGAGTGTTGGATGAAACTATCGAAACATTATTTATGATGACTAACAATCAATATTCCTTTTTAAGTTCGAGTATTGTTAAGGAAATTGCAAAATATAACGGTGAAGTATCGGAGTTAGTACCTCCAATAGTAAAAAAAGCATTGCAAGAGAAATATAATATGTAA
- a CDS encoding YlbE-like family protein yields MRKEVYDYIQSKKILKQFIKEQPIWYRKLSRDPNSAAEMELAAMQYYKQTIPHKVEKFQNSVQMASMMVHMFQSMKHMD; encoded by the coding sequence ATGAGAAAAGAAGTGTATGATTACATTCAATCCAAAAAAATTTTAAAGCAATTTATTAAAGAACAGCCGATTTGGTACCGTAAATTAAGTAGGGACCCGAATAGCGCTGCAGAAATGGAATTAGCAGCAATGCAATATTATAAGCAGACAATTCCGCACAAAGTTGAAAAATTCCAAAATTCAGTGCAAATGGCCTCGATGATGGTTCATATGTTTCAATCGATGAAACATATGGATTAA